The following are encoded in a window of Manihot esculenta cultivar AM560-2 chromosome 8, M.esculenta_v8, whole genome shotgun sequence genomic DNA:
- the LOC110620460 gene encoding uncharacterized protein LOC110620460 isoform X1 codes for MDFHSLARKELQALCKKNKIPANMTNIAMADALKALEKVEGLDELNNDPRSDPQESPEKTINAAPRTACRTSTRRKPSTVEPESSQPKTRTRYATRKMVAEETEQENENVNLLETPAMPTTRRTAPAASATRNMEAQLMEIGEDEKLLGQEKSDVPETPAMRTSRRKAPAVSTRKKIEDQKDEKSVQRVYSTRQSVRLLEKSMAVLSLKEKRRVEAVKIEGLCERTKEVEQKNDVPECDSQLLSFQNIDETSESESGKKHGIQEDNNSNNQEGEGLEVLSWKNSERPLGNESEMKHEFEEHKTVHEMDNSAVSFQIVSLENASENELNVHNDIADHEVDSEVLGQNIDQLLKSESEANLQGGEKIDHEVEMQVGYEACTNLDNDSGLEKDDEDNSESSDASFFLQVETSGKPVDMNCESTDEKGPDVMAENSETLNAAMNPDIEKELNSNQDSLIVEVYDDSSVLGMETIVPDEVSFEVSLTPEVSEAMGKSSEMNLIDDEQHGINDLHSDAATEEGTDANAIKEVSDSRGSDKVQENDNAENIEEKAPLLPQVDYEKSESINESESPWFTLQHEKCKEASDNFANEYDIDDVNVSDAKEPDMIIAHDQKSPFCCLLVSDSEVAGIIPLADDHEQELAAAAYKYIQTLNKSPTSLKQTSRYQPVVSSDHVTAGMVISSPSATNRIQDQSHLSTESTPRKYSTKKQTSQKIMYPDFNKENIDNSARKIEPNKDKVKKKVVDEEKKFEEVSLRQLSKMLKEKLQIANKNNEGTRPALQVLTENCKASGELENKN; via the exons ATGGATTTTCACAGCCTCGCAAGGAAGGAGCTCCAAGCTCTCTGCAAGAAGAACAAGATACCAGCTAACATGACCAATATCGCCATGGCTGATGCTCTCAAAGCTCTTGAGAAG GTGGAAGGACTTGATGAACTCAACAATGATCCGAGATCCGATCCTCAGGAATCCCCGGAGAAAACTATAAATGCGGCCCCTAGAACTGCTTGCAGAACCTCAACTAGGAGAAAGCCCAGTACTGTTGAGCCTGAAAGTTCACAACCAAAGACTCGTACTCGCTATGCCACAAGAAAAATGGTTGCCGAAGAGACTGAACAAGAAAACGAAAATGTGAATCTATTGGAGACTCCAGCAATGCCCACCACCAGGAGAACGGCACCAGCTGCTTCAGCAACCCGAAATATGGAGGCCCAATTGATGGAAATCGGAGAGGATGAGAAACTACTAGGTCAAGAGAAAAGTGATGTGCCAGAGACTCCAGCAATGCGAACCTCTCGAAGGAAGGCTCCAGCAGTTTCAACTAGGAAGAAAATTGAGGATCAGAAGGATGAGAAATCGGTTCAGAGAGTGTACAGTACAAGGCAGTCAGTGAGGTTGTTGGAGAAAAGCATGGCAGTGTTGAGCTTGAAGGAGAAAAGGAGAGTTGAAGCTGTGAAAATTGAGGGATTGTGTGAGAGAACTAAGGAAGTTGAACAGAAGAATGATGTGCCTG AATGTGATTCCCAACTTCTTTCATTCCAAAATATAGATGAGACATCAGAGAGTGAAAGTGGAAAGAAGCATGGTATTCAAGAGGACAACAACAGCAATAACCAGGAAGGGGAAGGTTTAGAAGTTCTTTCATGGAAGAACTCGGAGCGTCCTCTGGGGAATGAAAGTGAAATGAAGCATGAATTTGAAGAGCACAAGACTGTTCATGAAATGGACAACTCAGCAGTTTCTTTCCAAATTGTATCTCTAGAGAATGCAAGTGAGAACGAACTTAATGTGCACAACGATATTGCTGACCATGAAGTGGATTCTGAAGTTCTTGGCCAGAACATAGATCAATTGCTGAAGAGTGAAAGTGAAGCAAATCTCCAGGGAGGTGAAAAGATTGATCATGAAGTGGAAATGCAAGTAGGTTATGAGGCTTGCACTAATTTGGATAACGATTCAGGATTAGAGAAAGATGATGAAGACAATAGTGAGAGTTCAGATGCATCTTTTTTTCTGCAAGTGGAAACCTCAGGAAAGCCAGTAGATATGAATTGTGAATCCACTGACGAGAAAG GCCCAGATGTGATGGCTGAAAACTCTGAGACTTTGAATGCTGCAATGAATCCAGACATTGAGAAAGAATTGAATAGCAATCAAGATTCTTTGATTGTTGAAGTGTATGATGACAGCTCTGTTTTGGGCATGGAAACAATTGTTCCAGATGAAGTTTCATTTGAGGTCTCATTGACTCCTGAGGTATCCGAAGCCATGGGCAAAAGCTCTGAAATGAATTTGATTGATGATGAGcagcatggcattaatgatctGCACTCAGATGCTGCCACTGAGGAAGGTACTGATGCCAATGCAATTAAGGAAGTGTCTGATAGCAGAGGATCAGATAAAGTTCAAGAAAATGACAATGCAGAAAACATCGAAGAGAAGGCTCCACTTCTTCCACAAGTCGATTATGAGAAGTCGGAGAGCATAAATGAATCTGAAAGCCCTTGGTTCACTCTCCAGCATGAAAAATGCAAGGAAGCTTCTGATAACTTTGCAAATGAGTATGACATTGATGATGTCAATGTAAGTGATGCTAAAGAACCTGACATGATAATAGCCCATGACCAGAAAAGCCCTTTCTGTTGTCTTCTGGTTTCAGACAGTGAAGTTGCAGGTATAATTCCTTTGGCTGATGACCATGAACAAGAATTAGCTGCAGCTGCTTACAAATACATTCAGACACTAAACAAGTCGCCAACTTCCTTGAAGCAAACGAGTCGCTATCAACCTGTTGTTTCCAGTGATCATGTCACAGCTGGCATGGTGATTTCCTCACCATCTGCAACCAATAGAATTCAGGATCAGTCTCATCTGTCAACTGAATCAACACCAAGGAAATATTCAACTAAGAAACAGACAAGTCAGAAGATCATGTATCCAGACTTTAACAAGGAGAACATTGACAATAGTGCCAGAAAGATAGAGCCTAATAAAGATAAGGTGAAGAAGAAGGTTGTTGATGAAGAGAAAAAATTTGAGGAGGTCAGCTTAAGGCAGCTATCCAAGATGTTGAAAGAAAAACTGCAGATTGCCAATAAGAATAATGAAGGAACTAGACCAGCTTTGCAGGTGCTGACGGAAAATTGTAAAGCTAGTGGTGAACTAGAAAACAAGAACTGA
- the LOC110620460 gene encoding uncharacterized protein LOC110620460 isoform X2, translating into MDFHSLARKELQALCKKNKIPANMTNIAMADALKALEKVEGLDELNNDPRSDPQESPEKTINAAPRTACRTSTRRKPSTVEPESSQPKTRTRYATRKMVAEETEQENENVNLLETPAMPTTRRTAPAASATRNMEAQLMEIGEDEKLLGQEKSDVPETPAMRTSRRKAPAVSTRKKIEDQKDEKSVQRVYSTRQSVRLLEKSMAVLSLKEKRRVEAVKIEGLCERTKEVEQKNDVPDETSESESGKKHGIQEDNNSNNQEGEGLEVLSWKNSERPLGNESEMKHEFEEHKTVHEMDNSAVSFQIVSLENASENELNVHNDIADHEVDSEVLGQNIDQLLKSESEANLQGGEKIDHEVEMQVGYEACTNLDNDSGLEKDDEDNSESSDASFFLQVETSGKPVDMNCESTDEKGPDVMAENSETLNAAMNPDIEKELNSNQDSLIVEVYDDSSVLGMETIVPDEVSFEVSLTPEVSEAMGKSSEMNLIDDEQHGINDLHSDAATEEGTDANAIKEVSDSRGSDKVQENDNAENIEEKAPLLPQVDYEKSESINESESPWFTLQHEKCKEASDNFANEYDIDDVNVSDAKEPDMIIAHDQKSPFCCLLVSDSEVAGIIPLADDHEQELAAAAYKYIQTLNKSPTSLKQTSRYQPVVSSDHVTAGMVISSPSATNRIQDQSHLSTESTPRKYSTKKQTSQKIMYPDFNKENIDNSARKIEPNKDKVKKKVVDEEKKFEEVSLRQLSKMLKEKLQIANKNNEGTRPALQVLTENCKASGELENKN; encoded by the exons ATGGATTTTCACAGCCTCGCAAGGAAGGAGCTCCAAGCTCTCTGCAAGAAGAACAAGATACCAGCTAACATGACCAATATCGCCATGGCTGATGCTCTCAAAGCTCTTGAGAAG GTGGAAGGACTTGATGAACTCAACAATGATCCGAGATCCGATCCTCAGGAATCCCCGGAGAAAACTATAAATGCGGCCCCTAGAACTGCTTGCAGAACCTCAACTAGGAGAAAGCCCAGTACTGTTGAGCCTGAAAGTTCACAACCAAAGACTCGTACTCGCTATGCCACAAGAAAAATGGTTGCCGAAGAGACTGAACAAGAAAACGAAAATGTGAATCTATTGGAGACTCCAGCAATGCCCACCACCAGGAGAACGGCACCAGCTGCTTCAGCAACCCGAAATATGGAGGCCCAATTGATGGAAATCGGAGAGGATGAGAAACTACTAGGTCAAGAGAAAAGTGATGTGCCAGAGACTCCAGCAATGCGAACCTCTCGAAGGAAGGCTCCAGCAGTTTCAACTAGGAAGAAAATTGAGGATCAGAAGGATGAGAAATCGGTTCAGAGAGTGTACAGTACAAGGCAGTCAGTGAGGTTGTTGGAGAAAAGCATGGCAGTGTTGAGCTTGAAGGAGAAAAGGAGAGTTGAAGCTGTGAAAATTGAGGGATTGTGTGAGAGAACTAAGGAAGTTGAACAGAAGAATGATGTGCCTG ATGAGACATCAGAGAGTGAAAGTGGAAAGAAGCATGGTATTCAAGAGGACAACAACAGCAATAACCAGGAAGGGGAAGGTTTAGAAGTTCTTTCATGGAAGAACTCGGAGCGTCCTCTGGGGAATGAAAGTGAAATGAAGCATGAATTTGAAGAGCACAAGACTGTTCATGAAATGGACAACTCAGCAGTTTCTTTCCAAATTGTATCTCTAGAGAATGCAAGTGAGAACGAACTTAATGTGCACAACGATATTGCTGACCATGAAGTGGATTCTGAAGTTCTTGGCCAGAACATAGATCAATTGCTGAAGAGTGAAAGTGAAGCAAATCTCCAGGGAGGTGAAAAGATTGATCATGAAGTGGAAATGCAAGTAGGTTATGAGGCTTGCACTAATTTGGATAACGATTCAGGATTAGAGAAAGATGATGAAGACAATAGTGAGAGTTCAGATGCATCTTTTTTTCTGCAAGTGGAAACCTCAGGAAAGCCAGTAGATATGAATTGTGAATCCACTGACGAGAAAG GCCCAGATGTGATGGCTGAAAACTCTGAGACTTTGAATGCTGCAATGAATCCAGACATTGAGAAAGAATTGAATAGCAATCAAGATTCTTTGATTGTTGAAGTGTATGATGACAGCTCTGTTTTGGGCATGGAAACAATTGTTCCAGATGAAGTTTCATTTGAGGTCTCATTGACTCCTGAGGTATCCGAAGCCATGGGCAAAAGCTCTGAAATGAATTTGATTGATGATGAGcagcatggcattaatgatctGCACTCAGATGCTGCCACTGAGGAAGGTACTGATGCCAATGCAATTAAGGAAGTGTCTGATAGCAGAGGATCAGATAAAGTTCAAGAAAATGACAATGCAGAAAACATCGAAGAGAAGGCTCCACTTCTTCCACAAGTCGATTATGAGAAGTCGGAGAGCATAAATGAATCTGAAAGCCCTTGGTTCACTCTCCAGCATGAAAAATGCAAGGAAGCTTCTGATAACTTTGCAAATGAGTATGACATTGATGATGTCAATGTAAGTGATGCTAAAGAACCTGACATGATAATAGCCCATGACCAGAAAAGCCCTTTCTGTTGTCTTCTGGTTTCAGACAGTGAAGTTGCAGGTATAATTCCTTTGGCTGATGACCATGAACAAGAATTAGCTGCAGCTGCTTACAAATACATTCAGACACTAAACAAGTCGCCAACTTCCTTGAAGCAAACGAGTCGCTATCAACCTGTTGTTTCCAGTGATCATGTCACAGCTGGCATGGTGATTTCCTCACCATCTGCAACCAATAGAATTCAGGATCAGTCTCATCTGTCAACTGAATCAACACCAAGGAAATATTCAACTAAGAAACAGACAAGTCAGAAGATCATGTATCCAGACTTTAACAAGGAGAACATTGACAATAGTGCCAGAAAGATAGAGCCTAATAAAGATAAGGTGAAGAAGAAGGTTGTTGATGAAGAGAAAAAATTTGAGGAGGTCAGCTTAAGGCAGCTATCCAAGATGTTGAAAGAAAAACTGCAGATTGCCAATAAGAATAATGAAGGAACTAGACCAGCTTTGCAGGTGCTGACGGAAAATTGTAAAGCTAGTGGTGAACTAGAAAACAAGAACTGA